Proteins from a single region of Catellicoccus marimammalium M35/04/3:
- the rsmD gene encoding 16S rRNA (guanine(966)-N(2))-methyltransferase RsmD: MRVIAGEYRGRRLKSLEGKQTRPTTDKVKEAVFSMIGPYFDGGTCLDLYSGSGGLAIEALSRGMKEAYCIDHHYQAIKVIKENMELVGCADRAVILKQDANQALQQFAAQRQSFDLIFLDPPYAKQEIEKQLTFIMENQLLSDMGIIMCEVDAKTVELPDEIAGLYCRRRATYGITQIVLYEKDE, translated from the coding sequence ATGAGAGTCATTGCTGGAGAATATCGTGGTCGTCGTTTGAAATCTTTAGAAGGAAAACAAACTCGTCCCACAACAGATAAAGTAAAAGAAGCTGTATTCAGTATGATTGGCCCTTACTTTGATGGAGGAACATGCTTAGATTTATATAGTGGAAGTGGAGGCTTAGCAATTGAAGCTTTGTCTCGCGGTATGAAAGAAGCGTATTGTATTGATCATCATTATCAAGCAATTAAAGTCATCAAAGAAAATATGGAATTGGTAGGTTGTGCTGACCGAGCAGTGATTTTAAAACAGGATGCAAATCAAGCATTGCAACAATTTGCAGCTCAACGTCAAAGCTTTGATTTGATTTTTTTAGATCCCCCATATGCAAAACAAGAAATTGAGAAACAATTAACCTTTATTATGGAAAATCAATTATTAAGCGATATGGGTATTATTATGTGCGAAGTCGATGCCAAAACCGTAGAGTTACCTGATGAAATTGCAGGATTATACTGTCGCCGTCGTGCTACTTATGGTATTACTCAAATTGTCTTATATGAAAAGGATGAATAG
- a CDS encoding FtsW/RodA/SpoVE family cell cycle protein, producing MSIISKEEKKEEETKKHQHKQKIRDKFLRVDWFILLPYLILSVTGVIMVYSASSYRLLQEGLPMWSSASKQLIFFILSLILIGVIYTMKIKVFRDSRLVNYFFYFVLVLLVYVLLFGQRINGAKGWISLPGFQFQPLELFKLALVIMMARYLTYRQFWTFARKWHFWFFTFFGLLLIRLQPDNGGVVICALLILALLVCNGESPKISGAATLLFYVVAVLGIFFLPYILPMQEYQKARFLVAQHPFDYARGEGHQLINSYYALSNGGWFGTGLGNSIEKKGFLPEAQTDFIFSITVEELGMFFGLFIIGLLLLLVLRILYIGIKAQSRFNSYLCIGISMMIFIQMFINLGGLVGIIPLTGVTLPFISQGGSSLIVLSIGVGLALNVSATERDYRLSTKKRRRLKIFE from the coding sequence GTGAGTATCATTTCAAAAGAAGAAAAAAAAGAGGAAGAAACAAAAAAACATCAACATAAACAAAAAATTCGAGATAAATTTTTACGAGTGGATTGGTTTATTTTACTTCCTTATTTGATTTTATCAGTTACAGGGGTAATCATGGTTTATAGTGCCAGCTCTTATCGTCTTTTACAAGAAGGATTACCGATGTGGAGCTCCGCAAGTAAACAATTAATCTTTTTTATTTTATCGTTGATTTTAATTGGCGTGATTTACACAATGAAAATTAAGGTTTTCCGAGATAGTCGACTCGTCAATTACTTTTTTTATTTTGTTTTAGTACTATTAGTCTATGTTTTACTTTTTGGTCAAAGAATTAATGGGGCGAAAGGATGGATTTCTTTACCAGGATTCCAATTCCAACCTTTAGAGCTATTTAAATTAGCATTAGTAATTATGATGGCTCGTTATTTGACTTATCGTCAGTTTTGGACCTTTGCTAGAAAATGGCATTTTTGGTTCTTTACTTTCTTTGGATTACTATTAATTCGTTTACAACCAGATAATGGTGGGGTTGTTATTTGTGCACTTTTAATTTTAGCGTTATTGGTATGTAATGGAGAAAGTCCAAAAATTTCAGGAGCCGCGACATTACTTTTCTATGTTGTAGCGGTTTTGGGGATTTTCTTTTTACCATATATTTTACCGATGCAAGAATATCAAAAAGCGCGCTTTTTAGTAGCTCAACATCCATTTGATTATGCTAGAGGAGAAGGACATCAGTTAATTAATTCTTACTATGCGTTAAGTAATGGTGGTTGGTTTGGTACAGGTTTAGGAAACAGTATTGAAAAGAAAGGATTCCTACCTGAAGCACAAACCGACTTTATCTTTTCCATTACGGTAGAAGAACTAGGAATGTTCTTTGGTCTTTTCATTATCGGCCTACTTTTATTGTTAGTTCTTCGTATTTTATACATTGGAATTAAAGCACAAAGTCGTTTTAATTCTTATCTATGTATCGGAATTAGTATGATGATCTTTATTCAAATGTTTATCAATTTAGGTGGATTAGTTGGTATTATTCCTTTAACTGGGGTAACACTCCCGTTTATCAGTCAAGGGGGTTCGAGTTTAATTGTTCTTTCGATTGGAGTTGGCTTAGCCTTAAACGTAAGTGCAACCGAAAGAGATTATCGTTTATCCACAAAGAAAAGAAGACGTTTAAAAATTTTCGAATAA
- a CDS encoding YlbF family regulator has product MDGFVHLFLSMIYNEEYFQLEESVDQLSQALLKSEIYQNYKKAEEKLKNKEVEMSYQAVVDAQKKFFQIAEYGKYAPGYKEARRAFYAQKRAYDCLPEVAAYRRALLDWQKLYYTVIEKMVHTIDESIMIEGGGLWGERNCKGNCHGHSTHH; this is encoded by the coding sequence ATGGACGGATTCGTCCATCTTTTTTTATCAATGATTTATAATGAAGAATATTTTCAATTAGAAGAAAGTGTAGATCAATTAAGTCAGGCACTGCTTAAAAGTGAAATCTATCAAAATTATAAAAAAGCAGAGGAAAAATTAAAAAATAAAGAAGTGGAAATGAGCTATCAAGCAGTGGTAGATGCTCAAAAGAAATTTTTTCAAATTGCGGAATATGGGAAATATGCTCCAGGGTATAAAGAAGCAAGAAGAGCATTTTATGCCCAAAAAAGAGCGTATGATTGTTTACCAGAAGTAGCTGCTTATCGTCGTGCGCTTTTGGATTGGCAAAAACTATATTATACTGTTATAGAGAAAATGGTTCACACCATCGATGAATCAATTATGATTGAGGGAGGAGGTTTATGGGGTGAACGAAACTGTAAAGGAAACTGTCATGGACACAGTACCCACCATTAG
- the rpsT gene encoding 30S ribosomal protein S20 produces the protein MPNIESAIKRVRTSEKANEKNSAQISAMRTAIKKFEKAVEAKADNVQDLFKEATRAIDMALSKGLIHKNKANREKSRLASKLSK, from the coding sequence ATGCCAAACATCGAATCAGCAATCAAACGCGTACGTACAAGCGAAAAAGCAAATGAAAAAAATTCAGCACAAATCTCAGCTATGCGTACTGCCATCAAAAAATTTGAAAAAGCAGTAGAAGCAAAAGCAGATAACGTACAAGACTTATTCAAAGAAGCTACTCGTGCTATCGACATGGCTTTATCAAAAGGTTTAATCCACAAAAATAAAGCAAACCGTGAAAAATCTCGTTTAGCATCTAAATTAAGCAAATAA
- the holA gene encoding DNA polymerase III subunit delta, with protein MNYTTAKKQMQEGSIAPFYLWQDLDQVQKERLLAIIQEQRPEAEWIRFPEEDLPSLIAEAESYSFLGEGKVIVLESCTFLSTKTEVPKEEIEAFQAFSQQLPEEVILIFYCDGQKLDKRKQVTKQVLKQAVSVTQEEWKEKDWKNYLRQQIQTQGYAISEENLQFLFQRLPQKRDEIKKELEKLFLYSTGEQEITKEGIDATIEPNLEEHLFAISDHLLERNVGEAVRIYRQLKVQGEDTIKMNYLLLMQIRLLLQVKILQEKGYSKEQMQKALGIHPYRIELAKRQTRQVSLKKLETMYRYAVEVEQALKSTGMDEDFLFELLLSRL; from the coding sequence ATGAATTACACAACAGCGAAAAAGCAAATGCAAGAGGGGAGTATCGCTCCTTTTTATCTATGGCAAGATCTTGATCAAGTACAAAAAGAGCGCTTATTAGCTATCATTCAAGAACAAAGACCAGAAGCAGAGTGGATTCGTTTTCCAGAAGAAGATCTTCCTTCTTTAATTGCCGAAGCAGAAAGCTATTCTTTTTTAGGAGAAGGAAAAGTCATTGTTTTAGAAAGTTGTACTTTTTTAAGTACCAAAACAGAAGTACCAAAAGAAGAAATTGAAGCCTTCCAAGCCTTTTCTCAACAGTTACCAGAAGAAGTAATCCTGATTTTTTATTGTGATGGACAAAAACTTGATAAAAGAAAACAAGTGACAAAACAAGTGTTAAAACAAGCTGTGAGTGTTACACAAGAGGAATGGAAAGAAAAAGATTGGAAAAATTATTTACGTCAGCAAATTCAAACTCAAGGTTATGCCATTTCTGAAGAAAATTTACAATTTTTATTTCAACGTTTGCCACAAAAGCGCGATGAAATCAAAAAAGAGTTAGAAAAATTATTCTTATATAGTACAGGAGAACAAGAGATTACAAAAGAAGGCATTGATGCGACCATTGAGCCTAATTTAGAAGAGCATCTCTTTGCGATTAGTGATCACTTATTAGAAAGAAATGTTGGAGAAGCAGTGCGTATTTATCGCCAATTAAAAGTACAAGGAGAAGATACAATTAAGATGAATTATTTGTTATTAATGCAAATTCGTCTTTTATTACAGGTAAAAATTTTACAGGAAAAAGGATATTCGAAAGAACAAATGCAAAAAGCATTAGGTATTCATCCTTATCGTATTGAATTGGCAAAAAGACAGACTCGGCAAGTTTCTTTGAAAAAACTAGAAACGATGTATCGTTATGCAGTAGAAGTAGAACAAGCGTTAAAATCAACGGGAATGGATGAAGACTTTTTATTCGAGTTATTGTTAAGTCGTTTATAA
- a CDS encoding ComEC/Rec2 family competence protein: protein MIEKERILIQSPLFAFLLWGVSWFFLSSSYQGLGLVLAVLVFLRLWQIQNKKEHLLLVIVCLFASFLLLEEKKIIEAPFQEQEVSWLVKPKWETKEEKENQTSLIVEYKNQEYQLWLPKKKVPSAPFSYWQIKGVVQNGQKARFQHGFHECLYFRGKHLAGKIMGKDVTVCSPFLPSWHQKMQLWIQKKVHAFPSCTQKYINQLLLGKNMTEGEVKKAYRQLGVIHLLSLSGLQVLLMVWVVRKILWQCHLPREITFFCELVLLWNIYWFCGQGIGIIRSGLQYIFLRIFQHFSLKPTLYETWGLAFCCHWLFCPSLGLQVGAVLSYLLSLFAYFCFYEKEKHGSLLFFFLLCLVMSRFFFEVSIWSTFWNFIFAPLFTYLLIPFLFGYFFIFSFFSFAPLQQLVENALRQLDQLVIFGNQYNFSLTLKPFSSILLCLCLVTFLWYWQRRFFQQKTKGLWWMLLLLFILNPCTLKKEMNVIDIGQGDAILFSGSHYAQEHYLVDCGGKIGQQGPKREDAERNLIPFLKSKGVWKIKTLFITHADWDHMGNMVALAKNFQVEQVMYSLGCDKKGTFAREKAAWQKIQPKTKFVPLIAGKQEKNQTLTWKTLWPKEEGSGRNEDSLVLQVHLGKRKCLLLGDAPKEVENQLPSLTTDFIKLGHHGSHTSSDENCLRAWKPKIALISCGYHNRFHHPHPEVLAVLKKEKIPYYRTDLQGTITYQVSLLGKEKIQVAIP, encoded by the coding sequence ATGATCGAAAAAGAACGGATACTAATACAAAGTCCTCTTTTTGCTTTTTTACTTTGGGGAGTCTCTTGGTTTTTTCTTTCCTCTTCTTATCAAGGATTAGGATTGGTATTAGCAGTACTTGTTTTTCTTCGTCTGTGGCAAATTCAAAATAAGAAAGAGCATCTTTTATTAGTAATAGTATGTCTATTTGCATCCTTTTTATTATTGGAAGAAAAGAAAATCATAGAAGCTCCTTTTCAAGAACAAGAAGTTTCATGGCTAGTAAAACCAAAGTGGGAAACGAAAGAAGAGAAAGAAAATCAAACGTCTTTAATCGTAGAATACAAAAATCAAGAATATCAATTATGGTTACCAAAAAAGAAAGTTCCATCTGCTCCTTTTTCTTATTGGCAAATAAAGGGAGTGGTACAAAATGGACAAAAAGCTAGATTCCAACATGGCTTTCATGAGTGCTTATATTTTAGAGGAAAGCATCTAGCAGGAAAAATCATGGGAAAAGATGTGACAGTTTGTTCTCCTTTTCTTCCTTCTTGGCACCAAAAGATGCAACTTTGGATTCAAAAAAAGGTGCATGCATTTCCTTCTTGTACACAAAAATATATTAATCAGTTATTATTAGGAAAAAATATGACCGAAGGAGAGGTGAAAAAAGCCTATCGTCAATTAGGTGTGATTCATCTATTAAGCTTATCTGGATTACAAGTATTATTAATGGTTTGGGTAGTGCGTAAAATTTTATGGCAATGTCATTTACCAAGAGAAATTACTTTCTTTTGTGAATTAGTTTTATTATGGAATATTTATTGGTTTTGCGGGCAAGGAATTGGAATTATTCGTAGTGGTTTGCAATATATTTTTTTACGTATTTTTCAGCATTTTTCCTTAAAGCCTACTCTATATGAGACATGGGGCTTAGCGTTTTGCTGTCATTGGCTTTTTTGTCCAAGTCTTGGACTTCAAGTAGGAGCTGTTTTAAGTTATTTGTTAAGTTTATTTGCTTACTTTTGTTTTTATGAAAAAGAAAAGCATGGTTCATTATTGTTTTTCTTTCTCTTATGTCTAGTCATGTCTCGCTTTTTCTTTGAAGTTTCGATTTGGAGTACATTTTGGAATTTTATTTTTGCTCCTTTATTTACCTATCTTTTAATTCCTTTTTTATTTGGATATTTTTTTATTTTCTCTTTCTTTTCTTTTGCTCCCCTACAGCAATTAGTAGAGAATGCCTTACGACAGTTAGACCAATTGGTTATTTTTGGTAATCAATATAATTTTTCTTTGACCCTAAAACCATTTTCTAGTATTCTTCTTTGTCTTTGTTTAGTTACTTTTTTGTGGTATTGGCAAAGGCGTTTTTTCCAACAAAAAACAAAGGGATTGTGGTGGATGCTACTTCTACTATTCATCCTCAATCCTTGCACATTGAAAAAAGAAATGAATGTCATTGATATTGGACAAGGAGATGCCATTTTGTTTTCTGGCTCTCATTATGCTCAAGAACATTATCTTGTGGACTGTGGAGGAAAAATTGGTCAACAAGGACCCAAAAGGGAAGATGCAGAGAGGAATTTAATTCCTTTTTTGAAAAGTAAAGGAGTATGGAAGATTAAAACGTTATTTATTACTCACGCAGATTGGGATCACATGGGAAATATGGTAGCTTTAGCTAAAAATTTTCAAGTTGAGCAGGTGATGTATTCTTTAGGCTGTGATAAAAAAGGCACTTTTGCTAGAGAAAAAGCAGCTTGGCAAAAAATACAACCAAAAACAAAATTTGTTCCGCTCATTGCTGGAAAGCAAGAAAAAAATCAAACGTTAACTTGGAAAACCTTATGGCCTAAAGAAGAAGGAAGTGGACGTAATGAGGACTCTTTGGTTTTACAAGTGCATCTGGGAAAAAGAAAATGTTTATTACTAGGAGATGCACCAAAAGAAGTAGAAAACCAATTACCTTCTTTGACGACAGATTTTATTAAATTAGGGCATCATGGTAGTCATACTTCAAGTGATGAAAATTGTTTGAGAGCTTGGAAACCAAAAATAGCTTTGATTTCTTGTGGCTACCATAATCGCTTCCATCATCCTCATCCAGAAGTATTAGCGGTTTTAAAAAAAGAAAAAATTCCTTATTATCGTACTGATCTACAAGGAACGATTACCTATCAAGTTTCGTTATTAGGAAAAGAAAAAATTCAAGTAGCTATTCCTTAA
- the coaD gene encoding pantetheine-phosphate adenylyltransferase encodes MTIAIYSGSFDPITLGHLDIIQRASQLFAKVIVVVTQNRNKSSWLSLEKRKNCVEKSVASFSNVQVIQNKDQLAVDIAKEYPNAVFLRGIRSMNDFENEWTLSQWNQELGGVDTLFLPAKKEYLTLSSTYVRELFSYGTQYQSYVPKEIWTELEAERGKNG; translated from the coding sequence ATGACAATAGCAATTTATAGTGGCTCGTTTGATCCAATTACTCTAGGACATTTAGATATCATCCAAAGAGCCAGTCAACTTTTTGCAAAAGTCATTGTAGTGGTGACACAAAATCGTAATAAGTCCTCTTGGCTTTCTTTAGAAAAAAGAAAAAATTGTGTAGAAAAAAGTGTTGCTTCTTTTTCTAATGTTCAAGTGATACAAAATAAAGATCAATTGGCAGTAGATATAGCCAAAGAATACCCAAATGCCGTGTTTTTAAGAGGAATTCGCTCTATGAATGACTTTGAAAATGAGTGGACATTGAGTCAGTGGAACCAAGAGTTAGGAGGGGTAGATACTTTGTTTTTACCCGCCAAAAAAGAATATCTAACTCTTTCTTCCACCTATGTTCGTGAACTATTCTCTTATGGGACGCAGTATCAATCCTATGTGCCAAAAGAAATTTGGACAGAATTAGAAGCAGAAAGGGGAAAAAATGGATAA
- a CDS encoding YlbG family protein translates to MNETVKETVMDTVPTIRESEFQRTKRIGLCVFVKRLKYIRHIKSYGMIHYVSKKNQYALIYVEKEKEDEIISALEQQHFVLKVEPSKKDEIRLDYSEEKKGK, encoded by the coding sequence GTGAACGAAACTGTAAAGGAAACTGTCATGGACACAGTACCCACCATTAGAGAAAGTGAATTTCAACGCACAAAACGTATTGGCTTATGTGTTTTTGTGAAACGACTAAAATACATTCGTCATATTAAATCGTACGGAATGATTCATTATGTTTCCAAAAAGAATCAATATGCGTTAATTTATGTGGAAAAAGAAAAAGAGGACGAAATTATTTCTGCCTTAGAACAACAACATTTTGTCTTAAAAGTAGAACCTTCTAAAAAAGATGAAATTCGTTTAGATTATTCAGAAGAAAAGAAAGGAAAATAA
- a CDS encoding SepM family pheromone-processing serine protease — MDKEKKRHSLWYIISALLLIVGVGAIFFFCFPLKNYVIEAPGSAEPLTEMVTVNGKKEKAKGDFYLTTVMLRQATPYLYLEAKKDPYMQVMKKEEVMGKDTDSKEYDQMQQYYMETSQNIAKKVALSLAKKPYHLKYDGIYVLDVEKDSDFYHKLAVGDWITKINQKSFSSADEMIRYLQKQKAGTKVTLTVKKEGKEKEITGVLKKIKATKKVGLGIGLVTKTKIETPEKIKFTVGDIGGPSAGMMFTLQIYELLTHKDLQKGRKIAGTGEIYPDGTIGRIGGIQDKIVAADASGAEIFLAPDDTWPKELGKKPKDFQSNYAEAKKTAKDIHTKMKVVPVKTVQDAIHYLEKSN; from the coding sequence ATGGATAAAGAAAAGAAACGTCATTCTCTATGGTATATTATCAGTGCTCTTCTTTTAATTGTAGGAGTGGGAGCTATTTTCTTCTTTTGTTTTCCATTAAAAAATTATGTAATTGAAGCTCCAGGTAGCGCTGAGCCGTTGACAGAAATGGTAACCGTCAATGGAAAAAAAGAAAAAGCAAAGGGAGATTTTTATTTAACCACTGTGATGTTGCGTCAAGCCACTCCTTACCTTTATTTAGAAGCAAAAAAAGATCCTTATATGCAAGTGATGAAAAAAGAAGAGGTCATGGGAAAAGATACTGATTCTAAAGAATATGACCAAATGCAACAATATTATATGGAAACCTCGCAAAATATCGCCAAAAAAGTGGCTTTATCTCTAGCTAAAAAACCTTATCATTTAAAATATGATGGAATTTATGTTTTAGATGTAGAAAAGGATTCTGATTTTTACCATAAATTAGCGGTGGGAGATTGGATTACAAAAATCAATCAAAAGTCTTTCTCTTCTGCTGATGAAATGATTCGTTATCTACAAAAACAAAAGGCTGGAACAAAAGTAACCCTTACAGTGAAAAAAGAAGGGAAAGAAAAAGAAATTACTGGGGTTTTGAAAAAAATTAAAGCCACAAAAAAAGTTGGACTAGGAATTGGTTTAGTAACCAAAACAAAAATTGAAACGCCAGAAAAAATTAAATTTACCGTAGGAGATATTGGCGGTCCTTCGGCTGGAATGATGTTTACTTTGCAAATTTATGAACTACTAACACATAAAGATTTGCAAAAAGGACGTAAAATTGCAGGTACAGGTGAAATTTATCCAGATGGTACAATTGGCCGGATTGGTGGAATTCAAGATAAAATCGTAGCTGCAGATGCTAGTGGAGCAGAAATCTTTTTAGCGCCAGATGATACATGGCCAAAAGAATTAGGGAAAAAACCAAAAGATTTCCAATCAAATTATGCGGAAGCTAAAAAAACGGCTAAAGATATTCATACAAAAATGAAAGTGGTGCCTGTAAAAACTGTACAAGATGCCATCCACTATTTAGAAAAGAGCAACTAG
- a CDS encoding helix-hairpin-helix domain-containing protein — MEIEEKKKKLILLIIIVLVVGGGIWFLGSKREPQELAPSDPVESTEATSLAKDTGETSASLKEESTTKKIYVDMKGEVKHPGMYPLQEGDRVYDAIQAAGGLTKAAEKDRLDLAQKVQDEMTVIIPKKGEKKKDWLRYPKGETATSQTNSSSAGGAKDSGQEEEGGKISVNQATSEQLQTIDGIGEKKAQKIIQYREEKGQIQSLDELQNIDGFGEKTVEKLKKALVL, encoded by the coding sequence ATGGAAATCGAAGAAAAGAAAAAGAAATTAATTTTACTTATCATCATCGTTCTTGTGGTTGGCGGAGGAATATGGTTTTTGGGATCAAAAAGAGAACCTCAAGAATTAGCCCCTTCTGATCCTGTGGAATCAACAGAAGCAACCTCTTTGGCAAAAGATACTGGAGAAACGAGTGCTTCTTTGAAAGAAGAATCTACAACTAAAAAAATCTATGTAGATATGAAAGGAGAAGTAAAGCATCCTGGAATGTATCCTTTACAAGAAGGAGATCGAGTATATGATGCGATTCAAGCAGCAGGAGGATTAACGAAAGCAGCAGAAAAAGATCGTTTAGATTTGGCACAAAAAGTACAAGATGAAATGACGGTTATCATTCCTAAAAAAGGGGAGAAGAAAAAAGATTGGCTTCGCTATCCAAAAGGAGAAACTGCTACTTCCCAAACCAATTCATCTTCAGCAGGGGGAGCAAAGGACAGTGGACAGGAGGAAGAAGGAGGAAAAATTTCGGTTAATCAAGCGACTTCAGAACAACTACAAACGATTGATGGAATTGGCGAGAAAAAAGCACAAAAAATTATTCAATATCGAGAAGAGAAAGGGCAAATTCAGTCGCTAGATGAGCTACAAAATATTGATGGTTTTGGTGAAAAAACAGTAGAAAAATTAAAGAAGGCGTTAGTTCTATGA